The Porphyrobacter sp. LM 6 sequence GACCGTCCACAAAAGGCGATTTCCGGCACGACCGGATCTGGCAGGAATTGCAACTGCGGGGCTGAACGCAGGAAATCGACCGGTCCAGAAAACAGCTTCGATGCCGCTTCCTCGCGTTCAGCCTGAAGTTCGGGATCGATCACATGCCTACCCTTGGGTCTTCTTGCGATCGCGCTCGGCTTTTTCCTTGGCGTTGGCCGCCTTCAACTGCGGGTGCTGCGAGTAGAGATAGCTCTGCTGCGCCACGGTGAGCAGGTTGGAGGTCACCCAGTAGAGCAGCAGACCCGCCGCGAAGGGGGCCATCACAAACATCAGGATCCACGGCATGATCGCAAACATCTGCTGCTGCACCGGGTCCATCGCCGACGGGTTGAGCTTGAAGGTCAGCCACATGGTGATCCCCAGCAGCACCGCCAGCGGGCCGATGGCAAGGAAGCCTGGCACGTCGTAGGGCAGCATGCCGAACAGGTTCAGGATGTGTGCCGGGTCAGGTGCCGAGAGGTCCTTGATCCACAGCATGAACGGTTCGTGGCGCATCTCGATCGCGAGCACGAGCACCTTGTAGAGCGCGAAGAACACCGGGATCTGGATAAGCATCGGCAGACAGCCGGACAAGGGATTGACCTTCTCGTCCTTGTAAAGCTTCATGATTTCCTGCTGCTGGCGCTGCTTGTCATCCTTGAAGCGCTCCTGGATCTCCTTCATCTTCGGCTGCACGGCCTTCATCGCCGCCATCGAGGCGAAGCCCTTCTGCGCGATCGGGAACATCAGCCCGCGGATGATCACGGTAAGCAGGATGATCGCGACGCCGAAATTGCTGACGAGACCGTTGAGCGTCCGCAGCAACCACAGGATCGGCTTTTCGAAGAACCAGAACCAGCCCCAGCTGATCGCGAGGCCGAAATTGGTGATCCCGCTTTCCTCGTATTGATCGAGCACCGCGCTTTCCTTGGCGCCCGCGAACAGCCGCGTCTCCTGCGTGAGGCTGCCACCGGCGGCCACGGTCTTGGCGGCATAAAGAAGATCGGTGCGGAACAGATCATTGCCGAGCGAACGGAAGCCCGCCTTGTCGACTGCAACATCTCCGCGGCCATCGCCGGGGACCAGAGCGCCGAGCCAATACTGGTCGACGAAGCCGAGCCAGTCCGGCGCACCTTCCGGGTTTTCGCCGCCGATCTCGGCCAGTTCCGCATAGGAGTGCGGATCCCACAGCGTATCGTTGAATACCCCGACCGGCCCCGAATGAGTCGCAAACTGATCGATCGTGGCGGTCTTGCTGGTGCGCTTGATGAGTGCGAAGGGCTGGATAATCGCAGCCGCAGCGCCGGCGTTGGTGGCGCTCTGGCTGGCGGTGATCATGTAATTCTTATCGATCGCGAAGCGGACTCGATAGATGATGCCGTTCGCATCAGTGCGAGTCAGCGTAACGGGCGTGGTCGGGGTCAGCTTGGTGCCGTCAGCCTGCCACAGCAGGTTGGACGGCTGGCGCATCCCGC is a genomic window containing:
- the yidC gene encoding membrane protein insertase YidC; amino-acid sequence: MDNRNLLLAVLLSGLLILGWDVGMRYFYPEAALTAEATEGKPAGANAAPAVSGDIGADTQAGRKIDLKAALASPNRVEIDTPRLAGSINLVGARIDDIVLKDYRETVKKDSGPVRLFAPEGTAGQYFAEFGFVTGGMRQPSNLLWQADGTKLTPTTPVTLTRTDANGIIYRVRFAIDKNYMITASQSATNAGAAAAIIQPFALIKRTSKTATIDQFATHSGPVGVFNDTLWDPHSYAELAEIGGENPEGAPDWLGFVDQYWLGALVPGDGRGDVAVDKAGFRSLGNDLFRTDLLYAAKTVAAGGSLTQETRLFAGAKESAVLDQYEESGITNFGLAISWGWFWFFEKPILWLLRTLNGLVSNFGVAIILLTVIIRGLMFPIAQKGFASMAAMKAVQPKMKEIQERFKDDKQRQQQEIMKLYKDEKVNPLSGCLPMLIQIPVFFALYKVLVLAIEMRHEPFMLWIKDLSAPDPAHILNLFGMLPYDVPGFLAIGPLAVLLGITMWLTFKLNPSAMDPVQQQMFAIMPWILMFVMAPFAAGLLLYWVTSNLLTVAQQSYLYSQHPQLKAANAKEKAERDRKKTQG